TCCTGCTATCATGTATATTTTTTAAAATGTTATAGTGCATAACTATTCAggccaacatttttttttttgagcactTATATTCCGATGCACATGTTTCATGTTTGGCATGATTCTTTCATAAACATTACGCTAGTGTGTTACACAAATTCTAGCTTCACAGCATCTAACTCGTTCTTATTCCCCTCTCTGGAAGTATAATAAGCTGCCAAATACAGTATATAGTGAGTTTACTGGTCTTTATTAGAGGTGCAGGTTCTAAGGGCGGTGCATCTAAGTTGGACTGGGAGATCCGATTGAGAATAGCCCTGGAAGCTGCAAAAGGTCTGGAATATCTACATGAACATGTCAGCCCCCCTGTCATTCACAGAGATTTTAAAAGCAGTAACATTCTTTTGGATCGGAATTTCCATGCTAAGGTTTCTGATTTTGGCTTGGCAAAGATTGGATCAGACCAGGCTGGAGGTCATGTTTCCACGAGAGTGTTAGGCACACAGGGATATGTCGCCCCCGAGTAAGAAACAACAGCCTATTATAtgattttatatcttacagcATTACCTCTCTTCATTATTGTTTGAGCGTTTGTATCCTTCGCTGCTCAGTTGAACAAAGATTCTCCGTGAACAAATTTTCTCTACTTAATAGAACGAAGTCCTGCATATGTGCAGGTATGCGTTGACAGGTCATCTGACAACCAAATCAGATGTTTACAGTTACGGTGTTGTTCTTTTGGAGTTGCTTACAGGGAGGACTCCGGTTGACTCGCAAAGACCTTCCGGGGAAGGTGTGCTTGTATCTTGGGTATgttctttttatatcttgccttaGGATAACTGAACTGCATTTTTGAAAAAAGATGTCAAACCTGTCCTTAAATTTGTAACGAAATCGAATTTCTTCATTTATGGAGTCCCTATGTTCTCCCCAAATGGTTGTTTCAATCACTAACGCTCTTTCTCTTTGAATGTGCCAAAAGGCTTTGCCGAGACTAACAGATAGAGAAAAGGTTGCCGAGATCATGGATCCATCACTGGAAGGTCAGTACTCGTTGAAGGAGGTTGTTCAAGTAGCTGCAATTGCAGCAATGTGTGTGCAGTCAGAGTCAGATTACAGACCGTTAATGGCTGATGTTGTGCAGTCACTGGTTCCTCTGCTGAAGCGTCACAGACCCTCTTCAACAGGAGGCTCGAGCGTGCACTCCACTAAATCTCCATTATCTCCCATATGTCATGACAACGATATATCTCCCCGTGGCTTACCATAGTCTAACTGTCGGAAGTTGGAACATCCGCTTTTTAGTTTTCTAGAGACGTTGTACACCGAGTTGTCTTTCTGAGATTTAGTTTAGAAAACTGTGCTAGACATTGCCCCTAGTCCCTAGAAGAGGTGCATGCATGGTCTCTTCATGTGATTGATCCATATGAGAATTGAGAACCCTGAAAAGTTATAACATCTGAGAATCTAGTTCTGTTCTTGTAAATGTAACTTTTTTTGAATCTGAGAAATGATCAGAAATCTTTCTTAGATTTGGAAAATTATGGGGATATATGCATTAACCAAAAGATATCTGGTGACAATAAATGAGTGGAATTGTGTATCATGGCTCCTTtttacccaaattttggtcttgttttctttcatacCTTGTGTGGTCCATTCCCTCCTGTCAGTCAGTCTGGCTCAagctgaataaggaaacactaTGGGTGGTGAGTCAAGTCAATCTTCCTCATCAAGATAGAAACAAATCCTCAGTGGTTGGTAGTGGAGTCAGTCTTATTCAGCTGGAAATATATACCCTCATAATGGACCGACTGATGCTACTTGTTGCTCTTGCCTAAACTCGTCATCCGTTCTGAGCTAACTCGAATGGCTGTAACGAAATCTAGTCCGGACACCGGAGAGTCCAAGCCTGGATTCCGTACTTTGTATCTGAAACAAAGGAAACCACAACGAAAATCTAGGGTACCCCACAAGGGATACAAACAGTTAGAAGTCCACTTCCAAACCTAAACACCCAAAAATACCcccgtaaaaataaataaatcacgaACAACCACTTGAACTAGAAAAATACGTAAGAGAAAGAACTGTCGTCAACCATGTGATTCAAAGCTGCTATTTTGTCGTGTAGCTGGACCATGGAAGGTCAATTCTGTCATTAAAATCAACACCACTTTGAAACCGAAGGTTATACTGGTAATAGGAAAGAAAATGGAGGAGAATTGATGTAATTATGTGGGCATTAAATTATTAATAATTGACACACTCTTTGTcgagagaaaagaaaaagtagagtagtagtagtagtaataGAAAGAAGAATAGAGAGCTGTATTCACATGGCTTTGTTGCAGTTGGGTCCTCCTTCTACTtctacaaataataataatagttttaATCTAAAACCAGATAAtcatgaacaacaacaacaacaacaacttgtgAAAATTATTCCAACTACAGAAATGGGGGATCATGAtaaggtatttttgttcttcatttcatacatttctttgatttttcttattacttctttttttttcttcttcttctgttagttatgtgtttcttttcattttgGTTTATACTTTTATTGAATCTGTAATGCATTTTTGTTTTAATCTATTTATAGAGTGATATTAGTGGATCTATGAATTTATTCTCATTTtccatttttggttttgttttttgaaTGTACTGCATTTGGGTTGTTTCTTTTTCTAGGTTGAAGATCTAAGCTAGATTGGTTTAGTTTAAGCTATGATTTTCCTGTTTAGTGGTTTGGTATAGACTATGCTCATTTTATGATCTCATTGTTACTTCTTATTTACTGGGTGATTTTCTAAGGAATTTGTTTGATGTTAGGGTTTGTTTGACTGTGAGCTTTGTTTTAACTCTATTCCTACTTTTCTTAGGTTTTGTTAGTGAGTGAATCTTGaatcttcctttcttcttcagattttatgaacaattttattttatttttggctaTTTTAGAcatttattgttttcttgtttcgaATTCTATTAGGTTGCTTGTCAGAGAAATTTCTTTTTTGATCTACGTATTTTAaagtatattttctttcctgtaaGAGTTACATCTTGTTAGAGTAGAGAATCTCCAATTTACTAGGTATAATTTTTAGTCACATCTTTTCACTCTTTGTGGTAGGGAGTTTTGTATATAGCGTTTACATGTATTATGGTTCCTCATCTTCTAGTGCTTGTAGGTTTTATGCTTACTTGTTGTTACCATTTGCCTAATTTATTTTTTGATGTTTGGTGTAGGAaatttctgctgctgtaattgaGGGAAATGATCCAGTCACTGGTCATATTATTTCAACCACCATTGGAGGCAAGAATGGTGAACCAAAGCAGGTAAAAGCTAGATCTTAAAAGTTCAACCTTGCTGTTCCATCCGATTATATTGTTCTGTTAGTCGATATCATCGCAGTTGGGTACCTTAGGAGTATGCTTATCTACGAGGCATGGGGAACCTAATATGGAAAAGGGCTTTGTAATCTTTGGTTTTCAAGAAAAAATATGTATAGATATTATCAGGAAACACAATAAATGCTTTATATTGCTTTTAGAGTTTTAGGTAAAATCTTAGTACAATTTTAGTTACACCATGTGATGTATATACCCTTTCAAACTATGTGAGATTCTACTATAGAGTGACGTAGAAAACTCTTTAAGCATAGAAGTGAGCCTAAGTGGAATTGTTATTCAGACGAGAGCCGTATGGGTGTGGCTGTGTAACATTcatgttttcttgttttttttaacttctttgtaTCATGAAAACTATCtactattctaccttgaatggcCGACTATAGGCACTACTCGAGTGATGGCGCCGATTAAGTTCTGAATAGTGGCTATCGCTATTTGGTATAGCTAGTGGTTTTCTAAGAGAGAATTTTGAGAACTTGGCCACTGGTATAGTTAATTTAAAAATAGTTTTCCAGTAATTGACTGCTATGACCCACTTGGAAAGATGAAAAGCGAACGTGACATTGGATTTATGGGGATGCAAACTAACGGGGTTATAATTAGagccttaaggagatgataatttgtATTGGAGGATGAAAACAGGAGATTAGTCACTGTTATGGAATCAGTTGAGATCACTACCTTTTCTAATTGTATTCAGATGTCTGAAATAGAAAGGGAATTCAGTAATAGTTAGTAATTGCTTAATTGGGTATGTTACTATTGACGTGGCATGGAAATGGAGAGGGTGACCATCATTCTTTCTGAATAcaaggttttgttttttttaagttTCTTGATGGAAAAAATTTTATGCAGCGTAGCTGTTTTTCTTGGTCCATTATGCTGCCAGATCATCGATTTTTATTCCTGTAGACGAGACTTTATTTTGCTCTAGGTTTTTAAAGTAAACAATTTAAACAGTTGATGTATTTTTCTTATTGTTCACCATCTTGCAGACCATCAGTTACATGGCCGAACGTGTTGTGGGGACTGGATCATTCGGAATTGTTTTTCAGGTATATATATAGTAACTTATGCTTAACAATGCATGTGTACATTTTAATGAGACACATGGCGAATctctaaattgtccttaacctTATTTTATGGAAACCTCAGGCGAAATGCTTGGAAACTGGAGAGCCTGTGGCTATTAAGAAGGTCTTGCAGGACAGGAGGTATAAAAATCGTGAGCTGCAGTTGATGCGCTCGATGGACCACCCAAATGTGGTTTCTTTGAAGCACTGTTTCTTTTCCACCACTAGTAGAAATGAGCTTTTTCTCAACTTGGTCATGGAATATGTCCCTGAAACTGTTTATCGAGTACTAAAGCACTACAGCAATGTGAACCAGAGGATGCCACTCATCTACGTGAAACTTTATATGTACCAGGTATATTGATTATCATTTTCTCCTGGATTTCCTCGATCTTCGATTTTCTCATAGTTTTTTAGCTAAGTACCTTTTTTCTCTCCAGATTTTTATGGGGTTATCTTATATTCACACTGTTCCTGGAGTTTGTCATAGGGATGTGAAGCCTCAAAACATTTTGGTATGGGTTCTTTCTCTGAGTTTCATATTCGATCAGGATTAAAGGCAGTAATGATATCCTATTGACACGAAGTGAGCAAATTTTTGTAGGTTGATCCGCTTACCCATCAGGTGAAGCTTTGCGACTTCGGAAGTGCAAAAATTCTGGTATGGCATCCGTCTTGATAGTGCTTTTACGGCCAGATCTGGTGTGCATTATTATTTATTACCTTTGCCTTTGATGCCGAGAGCCTTTGACAtgactttttccttttttttcttttacaattTACCTTTACTGAACATACCTTTATGGTCGGGATCTTTGCGTGAACAAAATGATGAACTTATGAAAGCTTTccttgagttggttttagtttaggAGTAGGATAACTCAAAACTATATTGAGTGTGTCTAATACAAGAAGTCTGGTCATGACCATGGAAGACCAGTATAGCTGTAAATCTAAAGTAAAATCATTTCCAAGCTCAGAAACATGTTTGTTACAATGATATGAACATATTGTTGCTCTGGTTTGCTAAGAAAAGTATACTGGCAGCTCATTTCTGGTTGGAGGTAAAGAGACTTAATGGTAACAGTAACTGGTACATGCTGGGAGAGTAATTAGGTTTTTGGAGAGAAATTGCTCCCTAGTTGGTCGTAAACCAAGTCCCTAAATCTTTCTACTTTCTAGGGACCCTTTCACTCCCTGTAACTGGGCAATTGGAATTACGTTCATTTTTTGAAGTTTAAACCTCTTTGCTGTATGTAGCTGGCTGCTGGACAGTGGACACTTATGTCATAGCTACACATTCAGCATGGTTACTTTTAATTCAGGACTTTAGAGTTCGTTCTCATAATTTTCAAGCACTATATGCACTATAGTCTGTCTTGCTTCAAACATTTTCTTAGTAATCTGCATATCATTAAGAGCTGTCTTATTGTTTTAGCCTGACTGTTTCTAACCAAAACAAATTATCATCAGGTCAAGGGTGAAGCAAACATATCTTACATATGCTCTCGTTACTACAGGGCCCCAGAACTCATATTTGGGGCTACAGAATACACAACATCGATAGATATCTGGTCAGGTGGTTGTGTACTTGCAGAACTTCTGCTGGGACAGGTTAGCTACTTAATTGCATTCTGGATACACATTCCAATATTATATTTTTCTCCGTTATGATTAGACTCTGACTGGTTTTAGCTTTGTAATGTTGTAGCCATTATTTCCAGGAGAAAGTGCGGTTGAccaacttgttgagattatcAAGGTTTGCTTCTTAATATGTTGAACTTACGGCTTTTAGAACTTATGTTACTTTGAAAGTCGTGAGATCACTGATCGGGCACCTTCTTACAGATTCTTGGAACTCCAACACGCGAGGAAATTCGGTGTATGAATCCGAACTATACAGATTTTAGGTTTCCTCAGATAAAAGCTCACCCTTGGCATAAGGTATGTATTGACAAATTAGTTTTGAGTTCATAAGACTCGAGTGTTCCAAGCCTGTTTATACTTGATAACATTTGCCTGTTTTGAAAGTAATTAATGATCCTTGTGAATACTGATCAACGTTTTAGAAATGTTTTTAAGATATATGATGCAAAAGCTTATTGAGTATGCTTAGCTTTCATTGGCTTTTATGTTAGTAATTGGTCGTAGGGTCCTGAACTCTGATTGATGGTTTTAAAATGGTTTGTACTATTAATTTGTGTTGGTATATGTTGTCAGCCTTCTTATTTTTCTCTTGAAAACAGATAACAAACCAaaacattttcttttaattttaactTTAAACACTGTTTCCGTGCATTGGTCTGATGTCAACTGGTCGTTCCCACTAATTAGGGATAGTCATGCTATTTCCTTGTACAAATTCAAACATCTTAGATGCTGAAGATTGTTTTCTTTGCTTCAGGTTTTCCACAAACGAATGCCCCCGGAAGCAATTGATCTCGTGTCACGACTGCTTCAGTATTCTCCAAGTCTTCGCTGCACTGCGGTTAGTATGCTGTCTCTATTATGTCCGAAAGCATTTTTCCTATTTATTAGTCGGTTCTTATGGCTTCTCAGAAATGAGGTCATTTCTCAAGTTCCTGGTTACAGTGATGCAGTTACAAATTTCAAGTGATTTTTTTTAAATGCCATGTTAGTATTACTGGTTTATTGATGAGCTTGCTTTGCTTACCGGATTTGCAGTTAGAAGCATGTTCCCATCCTTTCTTTGATGAGCTTCGGCAACCCAACGCTCGCCTGCCAAATGGACGTCCTTTACCCCCTCTATCCAACTTAAAACAGGAAGTACGGACTTAGAGAGGGGCTACTGGAGGCTGTAGCCATGGATGGACTCTATGTGAAGGCTATGCCGGGTTGTAACCCAGGGTAGAAATCAGGTCCAATTTTATTTGTAGTGTTAAATGTCTAAATGTATGGGCTTGTATTTTGTTCTCAGCCCTGGTATCAAGGTAGAATTCTTTTTTCCAGCAAAGCCATACCGCATAACATAATTTCTCAACCCTTTGTATTTATAAAATTTTTAAGGTATATCTATGATTGAAACTGCACCAATCAGTATCTAAATCCCGACTAATGAAACAAATGGATGCTCTCTTCGTCCCTTTTGACGACTTCCTCCCTTAATCCTAAAACAATTTTATCTTCGTTAGCAAATGATTCTCTCCTGATTTCTTAGTCGTTTTTCCGGGAGAACTCAATTCCGTTTTTATTCATTTTCATTTGCTTTGGAATCTCCTTTGCTTCGTCCTTCTGTTTTTTCAAATTCATCCTCTCCCCATGGCAGAATCTTCCATTTCTTCAATTCCCATAATTACGAGGATTTTGTTTTTTAAGCAAACATCCAATAATATATATTTAGAATTTGTGAACTTCACCAAGTATAGTCAAGCCACAAACCAAACAAAAAATGGGCAAAAGGGTACTTTTTCCGGTTCAGATGGACGGATAAACTTTCCACCTAGGTCAAATGGACGGAAGATACTTTTAATGAAAACAGACAGAACTACCCTTTTGTAACTGTTTAGAAGATAACAATCTCCCCTTCTCATCAAAAGACACCACGATCTCCCCCTCTCTTCAAAAGAAACCACCAACATCTCCTCTTCTCATTACCAGTGACATCAACTTCCTCCATCACCATCTCCTCGCCATCAACACTACCAAAATTTATTTTCCTCCACCGTCTCCTTACCATCAACACTACCTGAAATCGTTTTCATTCATCGTCTCCTGACCATCATCACTACCAGAAGTTGGTTTCATCCGTAGTCTCCTCACCATCAGCactaaaattggtttcatccaccGTCTGCAAACACCATCAACACTACAACATGAGAGGTTTCTACCATAttctaagaattagggtttcaatcgatCAGTTCAGTGTAttggaagaattagggtttcaatcgatCCATAAAATGTCTTCCAGAACTCGTaagttttgaaaccctaattctgttttcttcttattttcaaaATTGCATAAttaatttgttgaattggttgttttattttcatttcaatggattaatttgttgaattggttgttttattttcatttcaaatGTGTGGATGTAACTGGATTTTATTCAATATAATTGGTTGATTTCATTTTCCATTTTCATCGTATGttttagatgaaattggtttacatctggttatttgatttttttcaatgtTATGAATGAAATTGGTTGAAGTGTATGTTATGGATGAATTTGGTTTGCATCTGGGTATATGAATTGTTTCAGAAGGTTTAAACTATGatggaactggtttcatccagttttaaTCTACAGTGTATATTGTTTCAGCGGATTAAAACTAGATGAAAACAGTTTCATCCACGTTTAATCTGCAGTGCACATGTCTAACTGAGATGAAAATATCATGTTGTATGTGTTGGATGCCCTTGATGAGGAGAGCCACCACACTAGACCTTACTGTCTCCTGACCAACATCACTACCAGAAGTTGGTTTCATCCACCGTCTCCTCACCATCAACACTGTGGGGTTGAGCAACTTGATTTAGTTTAATCATTGGTTTGGTATGTTCCATTGATGTGTATTTCTCCATAGGTACCGCCTAATAAACGTAATATATTTGCAAACCAGATTGCACTAATGTGATGATCCACAACAAGTCATTCCAGCTACACTGttgtatgattttgattttctgaAACAACTCAATGGCCATATAGGTATTAAGAAGTGTTTGGGGGTTCTAGACTAGGTGCAATGCGCATCTACTAACAATATTGCGTCTTTTTTGTATTCGAATATGGAGATTTATAACTTTTCTGGAAATATAGTTGAGAACAAACTGATGAGTAACTGATGGAGATGCAACAAAAATTAGAGCTCTACTAATAGACTCACTTGTTTCAATCTCTTGTTAGTCCTAATTTTAACGAATATGTAATAGCATGATATTATGGATATTTCCTTCTGCATTACATTGTTTGCTAAATGTGATTCACTCCAACCATGGTTGGAATGTTCCAGAATTTAGTCACCTTAATGTGACTGAGTTTCTATGGCCTTGCAATGACGTGTGGAATCTTATAGTGTATGTTAATACAGGGGCTTAAATTCGTTACTAAAATGTTTGGATTGTTACTAAAATGATTGGAGTGTATGTCCGAAACTCCTTGTCTGTTGTAGATATCAGCGTAAATTCATTCATCTTGTATCTCATGTATTTGAGTGATGACTTTGTTTCTTCAGACCATATTAATATGTGCTTGTTTGCTTCTGAATCTGAGATGCCATTATTGTTGTGTTATCAAAGCTGAGATGCAGAAACTGGGTTTCATCTAGCTCTAATATATATGATGTAACTGGTTTTCATATGATACATGCAGAAATTGGTTTTCATCCAACTTTAAAGATAGGATGTAGCTGATTTTCATCCAGCTTTAAAATAGGATTTGACTGGTTTCAATTTAAATTATTGCGGGAAGCAATAGCAAGAAGAGTGTTGGTGCTGAAAGAAGAACCAAGAATAGGCATGATGTGAACGTGGGTGGTGAATCAAGCACAAGGAATATGGATGATGTGAATGTGGATGGCAAAATGAATGAAGAAAAGTTGGAGAAAAAGGAAGGGAAGAAAACGTTCCGATCAAATATTAAACCGACAGTTGAGTTGCTGCGTTTACTGGTGTTCACAGAAAGACAAGAGGTTGTATTAAGGGAGACTAAATTCCGGAACTTTATTGAGGCGATCAAAGAAGGAAAGGTGGGCAAGGGCGAATATAGCAAAGCTCCAAAGGCGTTAGAGTGCATCATAAGAAGTTTTGACCCGAACGAGTTAGCATTCAAGATTGGCGATCAAGTTTTGAAGACTGATCCAAACCATCTTGCTGTTATTTTCAAAATGCAGAGAGTATGTATGAGTAAAGAAGATAGAAAACTTTATGGGCCAAAGGAAGACCCTAGTTTGAAAACTTTTGCATTTTACACAAAGTACTTTCTGGAGCCAAAGAGAAGAgatgatgaaaagaaaaaaagagaaggtGACAAGAAGAAAGCTGgagcaaaagagaagaaaatgacATACAAAGAGAAGAATACTGGGGAAAAATTGGATAAGATGTACATCGTTGAAGGAATAAAGGCTGTTATAAATGaagaaggcaaagaagaagagtTGGTGATACATTTGTTACTGTTCATGTTCTGTACAATCTTCTGCATAAACACCGGAGGTATGTATATCAACTACAAGTATTTGAACTGCCTAAAGTCGATCGATACCATTAATAGAGTCTCATGGCCGGATCTTATCCATGAGCATCTAATACAAAGTGTTACAGTCGTACACAAGAAACCTTACTCTATCAATGGTTGCAGCTTCTATTTTCTGGTGAGTTTCATCTTCTATCTTTTgaatatactttttttttaaattaattggACCAATGAGTCATGTGGTGAATTTCACCTTCTATCTATTATTGATGCAATAAAGGATGTTTGAACATATGAAAGGTATTAATAAGAAAGCTGAACGTGATGGGTGGATAAGGTTTGCAAGATGGGACTTGTATCAATTATCTTGCCATATCGAGGCGAAGCTTGAAAATATTTCAAACAATCAGGTAAAAATCTCCCCTTTCTCACTGGATGAGACCAGTTACATCATATGTTATCACTGGATGAAAACCAGAAAACCAAGTTACatcctatgttttttttttgatgcaattaGTTACATCCTATGTTATTACTGGATAAAATTAGTTACATCCAGTGTTATCTGAAATGGAAAATCTATGTTTACATGTTTACAAGTTGTTGATTTTGTTGGTAGCTGGAGTGAAGAGGAGAAACAATTATGCTTGTTTGATTAGGCAGAAATTAACAAAGACGAAAACGAGATTTCGAAGTTGAAGAATGAActagaagagaaagacaagattATTTCTCACTTGAATGTTGAATTAGGAGCAAGGGATGCGGAGTTGGAAGCAAAGGATGTTGAGTTGGAAGCAAAGGATAAGACAATCTTGGACTTGAAAAGTCAAGTGGAAGTGTTTAAAGGGCAACTCAACCATCAACCGGAAACTCCGCAAGCTTCACCTCTTCAGGTTGTTGTTCATACACCTCAGAATTTTTTTCAATCTTAAAATCACTTAAGAGATGAACAAAAATATGGGGGGTGTTGTTCCTGAAGACGCTTGCGTGGCAAATGAAACTACTGAAGCCGTAAATCCAGATGCCGAGGATGTTGTTCATGCAAACATTGACGTTGCTGATGAGATTCCCGAAGCAGAACCTCTAGCATAAATTGTCGAAGAAGAAATCGTCGCAGCAGAACCTTTAGCAGTTATGAGTAAACTTGGGTCGATTGAGAAAAACGTGAAGCTTACATATAAAATGACTAGAAAGAATTTTGGTTCGAAGTTTGTAACAGCTGGGGATGAGCGTGCAGAGAAAAATCAAAAGGGAGATAAGTTGAAGAAGTTAACAAAGAATAATAAGTTGTGGAAAAATTACTTGAGTGACGGAGAAAGAGAAACCGAAGAAATGTTCATAAAGGAGTACTTTGGATCTGGAAACTTAAGGTACGTACAcgcatcctttttttttttcattttaccgCAAATGTTTTTGTAAAAGGACTGCTTAGTTTAAACTAGGATGTATCTGGTTTCATCCTGTCAAAAACTGAAACCTATGTGCTTGTTTGAAATTGGATGAACTTGTTTAAATGCAGTGACTGCGTTTGGAAATGTAAGAGAGGTGAATTCGACTTATGTATTATTGGAGAACACATCCAGCAACTTATTTTGAATCACTCATTGGTGAACACTATTTGAGAGTTCAAATTGACAAAATGGAGACAAATGTTTCAATCTGGCGGTGATACC
The nucleotide sequence above comes from Papaver somniferum cultivar HN1 chromosome 8, ASM357369v1, whole genome shotgun sequence. Encoded proteins:
- the LOC113302188 gene encoding probable serine/threonine-protein kinase PBL7, with translation MEDVDERRKEAIVLVVIVVLACLALVSLLVAFSYYCYITNKLSKRLKNSKKSDNSGISKIQVTTERGIHVFSFKQLHSATGGFGKSYVVGHGGFGSVYRGVLPDGRKIAVKLMDRAGKQGEDEFQMEVELLTRLRSTYLLALLGYCSDHDCKLLVYEFMANGGLQEHLYPPRGSKGGASKLDWEIRLRIALEAAKGLEYLHEHVSPPVIHRDFKSSNILLDRNFHAKVSDFGLAKIGSDQAGGHVSTRVLGTQGYVAPEYALTGHLTTKSDVYSYGVVLLELLTGRTPVDSQRPSGEGVLVSWALPRLTDREKVAEIMDPSLEGQYSLKEVVQVAAIAAMCVQSESDYRPLMADVVQSLVPLLKRHRPSSTGGSSVHSTKSPLSPICHDNDISPRGLP
- the LOC113302189 gene encoding shaggy-related protein kinase eta-like, producing MALLQLGPPSTSTNNNNSFNLKPDNHEQQQQQQLVKIIPTTEMGDHDKEISAAVIEGNDPVTGHIISTTIGGKNGEPKQTISYMAERVVGTGSFGIVFQAKCLETGEPVAIKKVLQDRRYKNRELQLMRSMDHPNVVSLKHCFFSTTSRNELFLNLVMEYVPETVYRVLKHYSNVNQRMPLIYVKLYMYQIFMGLSYIHTVPGVCHRDVKPQNILVDPLTHQVKLCDFGSAKILVKGEANISYICSRYYRAPELIFGATEYTTSIDIWSGGCVLAELLLGQPLFPGESAVDQLVEIIKILGTPTREEIRCMNPNYTDFRFPQIKAHPWHKVFHKRMPPEAIDLVSRLLQYSPSLRCTALEACSHPFFDELRQPNARLPNGRPLPPLSNLKQEVRT